In Callospermophilus lateralis isolate mCalLat2 chromosome 4, mCalLat2.hap1, whole genome shotgun sequence, one genomic interval encodes:
- the Hmox1 gene encoding heme oxygenase 1 codes for MDRPQSDSLPQDLSEALKEATKEVHAQAENAEFMRNFQRGQVTRKGFKLVMASLYHVYVALEEEIERNKDNPVFAPLYFPEELHRRAALEQDMAFWYGPSWQEAVPYTAATRRYVDRLQQVGRREPELLVAHAYTRYLGDLSGGQVLKKIAQKALDLPSSGEGLAFFTFPNIDSATKFKQLYRSRMNTLEMTPEVRQRVTEEAKTAFLLNIQLFEELQELLNQYPEDQHPSQAAGLRHRASNRLQDSISVEQSRGTPLLSNLSQMPLIRWALTLSVVVATVAMGFYAL; via the exons ATGGACCGCCCGCAGAGCGACAG CTTGCCCCAGGATCTGTCCGAGGCCTTGAAGGAGGCCACCAAGGAGGTGCACGCCCAGGCAGAGAATGCCGAGTTCATGAGGAACTTCCAGAGGGGCCAGGTGACCCGAAAGGGCTTCAAG CTGGTGATGGCGTCCCTGTACCACGTCTACGtggccttggaggaggagattgagCGCAACAAGGACAACCCCGTCTTCGCCCCGCTCTACTTCCCCGAGGAGCTGCACCGCAGGGCCGCGCTGGAGCAGGACATGGCCTTCTGGTACGGGCCCAGCTGGCAGGAGGCTGTCCCCTACACGGCAGCCACACGCCGCTACGTGGATCGGCTCCAGCAGGTGGGGCGCAGGGAGCCCGAGCTGCTGGTGGCCCACGCCTACACCCGCTACCTGGGCGACCTGTCCGGGGGCCAGGTCCTCAAGAAGATCGCACAGAAGGCCCTGGACCTGCCCAGCTCTGGAGAGGGCCTGGCCTTCTTCACCTTCCCCAACATCGACAGTGCCACCAAGTTCAAGCAGCTCTACCGCTCCCGCATGAACACTCTGGAGATGACCCCCGAGGTCAGGCAGAGGGTCACCGAAGAGGCCAAGACCGCGTTCCTGCTCAACATTCAG CTGTTTGAGGAGTTGCAGGAGCTGTTGAACCAGTACCCCGAGGACCAGCATCCCTCACAGGCAGCAGGCCTTCGCCACCGTGCCAGCAACCGGCTGCAAG aCTCCATCTCTGTGGAGCAGTCCCGAGGGACACCCCTGCTCAGCAACCTCTCCCAGATGCCACTCATCAGATGGGCTCTCACTCTCAGTGTCGTGGTGGCCACGGTTGCCATGGGGTTTTATGCCTTGTGA